A genome region from Sphingobium sp. WTD-1 includes the following:
- a CDS encoding error-prone DNA polymerase: MSGRRPPPDPAKPRSIDRRELNAIEAAREKTKPAPPRPASAEPPFAELVSISNYSFLHGASHPADLVGEAIALGLKAIGLADRNSVAGAVRAYVALRDAPEKARAELLEGKKARGEPERLTPEEEAGCETDLRLIVGARLVFVDGTPDIIVYPASRQGWGKLTRLLTKGNIKAIKGDCILHFADLLDYLDDWRMIILPLSTAQAQQEHDAPPDYAFEDEAIPVPSRHLRLVPPASPPSWQEAARQLQDRIPGRVWLGLSMRYQGRDARHVAMMQAVSRDIGIPLIATNDILYATSGTRPLQDVLTCIREGVTLKTAGTRLQANAERHMKSPTEMARLFAVCPDALAETIRFIDGIDFTLKNLAYEYPHEPVPAGWSPDAWLEDMVRRRARRRYGRQLPPKVRALIGQELRLIRRQNYAYYFLTVHDLVRFARAQKPPILCQGRGSAANSIVCFLLGVTSIDPMEHDLLFSRFVSEERNEPPDIDVDFEHERREEVMQYIYRRYGRARAGIAATVIHYRSRSALREVAKVLGLSEDVVMRLSATVWGSYSGDLGDARFVDAGFALDNGEIQRLRTLVQQLIKAPFPRHLSQHVGGFVLTQDRLDETVPIHNAAMADRSFIEWDKDDIDALNLMKVDVLALGMLSCIRRAYALMNQHGLGRHDLTVDLQSRDPAVYDMLCKGDSIGVFQVESRAQINMLPRLKPRSLYDLTVQVAIVRPGPIEGDMVHPYLRRRCGEEKVDYPSPGTDFGPPDELEKLLKDTYGVPLFQEQAMKLAIVAAGFSSSEANQLRRAMATFRNVGTIHHFREKMINGMTARGYEAEFAARCFKQIEGFGSYGFPESHALSFARLVYVSAWIKCHQPAIFACALLNSQPMGFYAPAQLVRDAREHGVAIHDVDVNMSGWDNGLEPLLRSRHADKGEGTGRALALRLGLRQVDGFREQWAAQMADARAQGGLFTSIEDMARRAGLPARALRLLADADACRSLGQDRRTALWEARRTPSDELPLFAAARRHDRAARELGEEADAMLPAMPLAEQVMDDYAVTRLSLKGHPMQFLRPVFAAEGVLSCAQTSAAKNGARVRTAGLVLVRQRPGKGNAVFLTIEDETGIANILLWARLFELQRRPVMASRLMLVEGEVQRSKEGVVHLMASRIHDRTADLNRLSQSGPPKQAAPAARHPRDVRILPKSRDFH, translated from the coding sequence ATGAGCGGCCGGCGCCCTCCGCCCGATCCCGCAAAACCCCGATCGATCGACCGGCGCGAATTGAACGCGATCGAAGCAGCCCGAGAAAAAACAAAACCCGCCCCGCCGCGCCCGGCATCGGCCGAGCCGCCCTTCGCCGAGCTGGTCTCGATCAGCAATTACAGCTTCCTTCATGGCGCATCCCATCCCGCCGATCTGGTGGGAGAAGCAATCGCCCTGGGCCTCAAGGCCATCGGCCTTGCCGATCGTAACAGCGTCGCCGGAGCGGTCCGCGCCTATGTCGCGCTGCGCGACGCGCCAGAAAAAGCACGAGCCGAGTTGCTGGAAGGGAAGAAAGCACGCGGCGAACCGGAACGGCTGACGCCCGAAGAGGAAGCCGGCTGCGAAACCGACCTGCGCTTGATCGTCGGCGCCCGGCTGGTCTTTGTCGACGGCACTCCCGACATCATCGTCTATCCCGCATCGCGGCAAGGCTGGGGGAAGCTGACCCGATTGCTGACCAAGGGCAATATCAAGGCGATCAAGGGCGACTGCATCCTGCATTTTGCCGACCTGCTCGATTATCTCGACGACTGGCGGATGATCATCCTGCCCTTGTCGACGGCGCAGGCGCAGCAGGAGCATGACGCCCCGCCCGATTACGCCTTCGAGGATGAGGCTATCCCCGTGCCATCTCGGCATTTGCGGCTGGTCCCGCCCGCCTCGCCACCCAGTTGGCAGGAGGCCGCGCGGCAATTGCAGGACAGGATCCCGGGTCGCGTCTGGCTGGGGCTGTCGATGCGCTATCAGGGGCGGGACGCCCGGCATGTGGCGATGATGCAGGCGGTATCACGCGACATCGGGATCCCACTGATCGCGACGAACGATATTCTCTATGCGACGTCCGGCACTCGTCCCCTCCAGGACGTGCTGACCTGTATCCGTGAAGGAGTAACGCTCAAGACGGCAGGCACCCGATTGCAGGCCAATGCCGAACGGCACATGAAATCACCGACGGAGATGGCCCGGCTGTTTGCCGTCTGCCCCGATGCCTTGGCCGAGACGATCCGCTTCATCGACGGGATCGACTTCACGCTGAAGAATCTCGCCTATGAATATCCGCATGAGCCGGTGCCGGCGGGCTGGTCGCCGGACGCCTGGCTGGAGGATATGGTGCGCCGGCGCGCCCGGCGGCGCTATGGCCGCCAGCTTCCGCCCAAGGTGCGCGCGCTCATAGGTCAGGAATTGCGCCTTATCCGGCGCCAGAACTACGCCTATTATTTCCTGACCGTGCATGATCTTGTGCGCTTCGCCCGCGCGCAGAAGCCGCCAATCCTGTGCCAGGGACGCGGATCGGCCGCCAATTCCATCGTCTGCTTCCTGCTCGGGGTCACGTCGATCGATCCGATGGAGCATGACCTGCTCTTTTCCCGCTTCGTGTCGGAGGAGCGCAACGAGCCGCCCGATATCGACGTCGATTTCGAACATGAGCGGCGCGAGGAGGTGATGCAATATATCTATCGCCGCTATGGCCGGGCCCGTGCCGGCATCGCGGCGACCGTCATCCATTATCGCTCGCGCAGCGCGCTGCGCGAAGTCGCCAAGGTGTTGGGCCTCAGCGAAGATGTGGTGATGCGCCTTTCGGCAACCGTGTGGGGCAGCTATTCGGGCGATCTGGGCGATGCCCGCTTCGTGGATGCCGGCTTTGCCCTCGACAATGGCGAGATCCAGCGGTTGCGCACCCTGGTCCAGCAATTGATCAAGGCGCCTTTCCCCCGTCATCTGTCCCAGCATGTCGGCGGCTTCGTCCTGACCCAGGATCGGCTGGACGAGACCGTGCCGATCCACAATGCGGCCATGGCCGACCGCAGTTTCATCGAATGGGACAAGGATGATATCGACGCGCTGAACCTGATGAAGGTTGATGTGCTAGCGCTGGGGATGCTCAGTTGCATTCGCCGGGCCTATGCGCTGATGAACCAGCACGGACTGGGTCGCCACGACCTGACCGTTGATCTGCAATCCAGGGATCCGGCCGTCTATGACATGCTCTGCAAGGGCGACAGTATCGGTGTCTTCCAGGTCGAGAGCCGGGCGCAGATCAACATGTTGCCGCGTCTCAAACCGCGCAGCCTTTATGACCTGACGGTGCAGGTGGCGATCGTGCGGCCGGGGCCGATCGAAGGGGATATGGTGCATCCCTATCTGCGACGGCGGTGCGGCGAGGAGAAGGTCGACTATCCCAGCCCCGGTACCGACTTCGGCCCGCCAGACGAGTTGGAGAAGTTGCTCAAGGACACTTATGGCGTCCCCCTGTTCCAGGAACAGGCGATGAAGCTGGCCATCGTCGCGGCCGGTTTTTCCTCATCCGAAGCCAACCAGCTCCGCCGCGCCATGGCGACCTTCCGCAATGTCGGCACCATCCATCATTTCCGCGAGAAGATGATCAACGGCATGACCGCGCGCGGTTATGAGGCGGAGTTTGCTGCGCGCTGCTTCAAGCAGATCGAAGGGTTCGGCAGCTATGGCTTTCCCGAAAGCCATGCGCTGTCCTTCGCCCGGCTGGTCTATGTCTCGGCCTGGATCAAATGCCACCAGCCCGCCATCTTCGCCTGCGCCCTGCTCAATTCCCAGCCGATGGGCTTCTATGCCCCGGCCCAGCTGGTCCGCGACGCGCGCGAGCATGGCGTCGCCATCCATGATGTCGACGTCAATATGAGCGGCTGGGACAATGGCCTGGAACCGCTGTTGCGCAGCCGCCACGCAGACAAGGGCGAAGGCACCGGCCGGGCGCTGGCGCTGCGGCTTGGCCTGCGCCAGGTCGATGGCTTCCGCGAACAATGGGCAGCACAGATGGCGGACGCACGGGCGCAGGGCGGCCTCTTCACCAGTATCGAGGATATGGCCCGGCGCGCCGGCCTGCCCGCGCGGGCGCTGCGGCTGCTGGCCGATGCCGATGCCTGCCGCTCGCTGGGGCAGGATCGGCGCACCGCTTTATGGGAGGCGCGGCGCACTCCGTCAGACGAACTGCCCCTGTTCGCCGCCGCCCGCCGGCACGATCGCGCCGCGCGCGAACTGGGGGAGGAGGCCGATGCGATGCTGCCCGCCATGCCGCTCGCCGAACAGGTGATGGACGATTATGCGGTGACGCGGCTGTCGCTCAAGGGCCATCCGATGCAGTTTCTGCGCCCGGTCTTCGCGGCCGAAGGTGTGCTGAGCTGCGCCCAGACCAGCGCGGCGAAGAATGGCGCGCGCGTCCGCACCGCCGGCCTGGTGCTGGTGCGCCAGCGGCCGGGCAAGGGCAATGCGGTTTTCCTCACCATTGAGGATGAGACCGGCATCGCCAATATTCTGCTTTGGGCGCGTCTGTTCGAGTTGCAGCGCCGCCCGGTCATGGCCAGCCGTCTGATGCTGGTCGAGGGCGAGGTGCAGCGCAGCAAGGAGGGCGTCGTCCATCTGATGGCGAGCCGCATCCATGACCGCACCGCCGACCTCAACCGATTGTCGCAATCCGGACCGCCGAAACAGGCCGCCCCCGCCGCCCGTCACCCCCGCGACGTGCGCATCCTGCCAAAATCGCGGGATTTTCACTGA
- a CDS encoding DNA polymerase Y family protein, which translates to MNAMSMDRTDSRAARRYLALWFPFLPIDRLRIARPDLWAAQGDAPAVVVENVRGAMRLATLDADALAAGLTAGMTLADARAREPELRVFEADPHGDQDWLERLCDGCARYTPNAALDSGHGLMLDISGCGHLWDGEAELAQAATDRLERHGMRVRHAIAASPEAAHALARFPAAPAPDEDAAVRRLPVEALELEAESAVALRRAGLRTVGDLAARPAAALAARFGEEAVDALHALLGLGHRPLAPRRPRPAIRVERRFAEPMGSSAHAIKVVAEMAAEAGEQLAERGQGGRRFEAVFFRSDGLAFPIRVETSLPIRDAPAIMRLFQERIDSLSDPLDPGFGFDMLRLTVPRADPMAPTQLALEGGEARKSEGVEALVDRLSIRAGRARIQRLEPRDSHIPEQAQLALPAVEHRAPEGWAPVGDPGDPPMRPLHLFDPPQPIDVVAEVPDGPPHRFRWRRTLHEVTRFEGPERIAPQWWQARDGAIEGESTGRTRDYYRVEDARGRRYWIFRHGLYGAETVHPGWYIHGLFA; encoded by the coding sequence ATGAACGCCATGAGCATGGACAGGACGGACAGCAGGGCGGCGCGCCGCTATCTGGCGCTCTGGTTCCCCTTCCTGCCGATCGATCGGCTGCGGATCGCGCGGCCTGACCTCTGGGCCGCGCAGGGCGATGCGCCCGCGGTGGTGGTGGAAAATGTCCGCGGCGCGATGCGGCTCGCGACGCTGGATGCCGATGCGCTGGCGGCGGGCCTCACCGCCGGCATGACGCTGGCCGATGCGCGCGCCCGCGAGCCGGAGCTGCGCGTGTTCGAGGCCGATCCCCATGGCGACCAGGACTGGCTGGAGCGCCTGTGCGACGGTTGCGCCCGTTACACCCCCAATGCCGCGCTCGATTCCGGCCATGGCCTGATGCTCGACATCAGCGGCTGCGGCCATCTGTGGGATGGCGAGGCGGAACTGGCGCAGGCCGCGACCGACCGGCTGGAACGGCATGGCATGCGTGTGCGCCACGCCATCGCCGCATCGCCCGAGGCCGCCCATGCGCTCGCCCGTTTCCCCGCCGCCCCCGCGCCGGACGAGGATGCGGCGGTGCGCCGCCTGCCGGTCGAGGCGCTGGAGCTGGAGGCGGAGAGCGCGGTGGCGCTGCGCCGGGCGGGACTGCGCACCGTCGGCGATCTCGCCGCGCGCCCGGCCGCCGCGCTCGCCGCCCGCTTCGGTGAGGAGGCTGTGGACGCGCTCCATGCGCTGCTGGGCCTGGGCCATCGCCCGCTTGCCCCGCGCCGTCCGCGCCCGGCGATCCGCGTCGAACGGCGCTTTGCCGAACCGATGGGCAGCAGCGCCCATGCGATCAAGGTCGTGGCGGAGATGGCAGCGGAAGCGGGCGAACAACTGGCCGAGCGCGGCCAGGGCGGCCGCCGGTTCGAGGCCGTCTTCTTCCGCAGCGACGGCCTTGCCTTCCCGATCCGGGTCGAAACCAGCCTGCCGATCCGTGATGCGCCCGCGATCATGCGCCTGTTCCAGGAACGGATCGACAGCCTGTCCGATCCGCTCGATCCCGGCTTCGGCTTCGACATGCTGCGCCTCACCGTGCCGCGCGCCGATCCGATGGCGCCGACCCAGCTCGCGCTCGAAGGGGGCGAGGCGCGCAAGAGCGAGGGCGTGGAGGCGCTGGTCGATCGCCTGTCGATCCGCGCCGGGCGCGCGCGCATCCAGCGGCTGGAACCACGCGACAGCCATATTCCCGAACAGGCGCAGCTGGCGCTGCCGGCGGTCGAGCATCGCGCGCCCGAAGGCTGGGCGCCGGTCGGCGATCCCGGCGACCCGCCGATGCGCCCGCTCCATCTGTTCGATCCGCCCCAGCCGATCGATGTCGTGGCGGAAGTGCCCGACGGCCCGCCCCACCGTTTCCGTTGGCGCCGCACCCTGCATGAAGTCACCCGGTTCGAAGGGCCGGAACGGATTGCGCCGCAATGGTGGCAGGCCCGGGACGGCGCGATCGAGGGCGAAAGCACCGGCCGCACCCGCGACTATTACCGAGTCGAGGATGCGCGCGGCCGCCGCTACTGGATTTTCCGCCACGGCCTTTATGGCGCGGAAACGGTCCATCCCGGCTGGTATATCCACGGCCTGTTCGCATGA